DNA from Choristoneura fumiferana chromosome 6, NRCan_CFum_1, whole genome shotgun sequence:
TAGAGCATACGAGCGTGcggatcacctgatgggaagcaatcaccgccgcccatggacactgCAACATGAGAGGTACGacaggtgcgttgccagccCTTTGATCTAGCGTCCTTTAGtttttattctcaaaatgttATATAAATCTAATCACAAATTGAAAACGGGCAAGCTTCAAACAATATTGATGttccgaaaatacaaacagaatgCGTATTATTCCGAGACAGTTTTTGTCTCTAATCGTTTGGGTACGGTTGTTAGGCCAAAGGCTTtcaggatatttttaaatttttaacaagttCGTCGTACCTTTTGGCGTGTTATTGGTGGGTGAAATTTTGCCTTTTCCAGACCGGTATTCAtggaaatagttatttaaaattgtagTTGCTAACGTTTCGTTCATACCTTGCTTCATTTATCCCATGATTTCTCCCAAGATGAAAAACCCTCTCGCTCACTAGtgaagaaataatttaatttgaaggtattattttttatttgattttgtgtcattttcgactaagaaaaagtataatttattcactattcgcaaaaacagttttatagtacaagttattactacttactaccacgactactactactactaccaccactactactactacaacTACTGCTACTAACTACTACCAcgactactactactaccacCACCTCTACCActactacaacaacaacaacaacaactactactactactactactactactactactactactactactaccacTACTACCACCTacacggaactcttcaacggttaatggccaTCGATTTGaaaggtatgcaaatgtagtttgggtgacaatgcaagtaaagtcggcaaaaagcttgtattaaatgattttttaccaaaaacttatttcgcaTTTGTTGTCAAAGACGAGTATGATATCAATGGTCGCCGATAAAccgataatacgagtatattaaatTAATGCATTCCTGGATTGCAAGCAGGTCGCAGGTTGTCGAAAAGAATGCACTAATTGATTCAAATTAATTAGGAAACCTAACTGAGCAGTTGAATTCTACCTAGTCATATAGCATTCTGTGAATAATTGGACGTTTAAGATGGcgaattataattaatttttaatttgaacacCTGAACTTTCTCGTTAGGTTAACTATAggtgattaaaaaataattattataaggtTATTTCTAAGGGTTTTTTTGTAATACTTCACTTACTGAAGCCGTTGCTTACCcgtttgtttaataaaatataaccaGCTTTTCGGAAGGGAAACCTCATAAAGGGGTTTCCGTTTCAACGCTAACGTCTATTAATTATCCCTTTACTAATATAGgatactatactatatatagGATActgcaaatatatttttgacgaTAGAAACTCTAGTAGAGTCGACGGATGactaagaaataataaaaatgacgataaaatgcgggtagttgtgcgccggtgttagcttcgtcgggcagtcgcgcgtgcagagcggtggcgcgtagtgtgcgtgttgcggcagccgccgagtcgcgttcgcgtgcttCTGAGAAGatgggctacgaaatagcccgaaacatgtcgagctaaactcggtttaagacgtgagttatccgttacaatatcatttaatatggatGACTAAGACTTTGTCACCTTTGATAAAGTAACCACTCCACCGTAACTTGTAATAAGAAGTACTTTCTGTCATTGTAATACTCTTTAGAATTGGGGAAAACCCTAAAAGGGTAACCCCTTCCTACAGCTAAGAGGGTAATCAAGTGGTCTGTTCAATAAATGACTAAATCGTTAAAAGGCTTTTACCTTTTCAAGAGAACAATAATGAGGGGCTGATGAAAATAACACAAAAGAGTATCACATCACATGATTTATTTTACTTCTTGTCTTCCTTCAGCAGCTGGTAGATGAAGGAGAAGTCTTTTTGTCCGTAGCCTTGTGCTTGTACGGTGCGGTAGATCTGAGTGGCGACAGCTCCCAGTGGGATTGGTGATCTGATGCCGAGGGCCATTCCACTAGCTAGCTCCAGATCCTGAGGACAAAGTATGTATTGTAAATATCGTACAATCCGACGaggataggttaggttcggCCCGCATAGAGGAGTACTTATACATTGCGCTTGTTTGTAAGATTGTATGATTAATAAATTTGCTATAGGATGTAGACCGTACCTTTATTGACCTACCGATATTTAGACACAACTACCAGCAATATGACTACGGAATAACAGAGCGCAATCTACCTGACATAAGCATCCATCCACAAATTCTTCAGTTCCGAGAAAGTGCTTCTTTTACTTTTCTCCTAATCTTTTAATTGAGAATCGATAATAATCATTGTTTgtgtctattttattttaactttcgttATCGTTATCATCATTCATCAGCCTAATCCACAGTTGACCTAAGTTCACTGATGAACATAGGTCTCCATCTTAGAAAGTAATAATGAACGACGATTTGCCACCTGCATCCACCCAATGAGCAAATTCCTTACCTTAACCATAAGTTCATTCTTGAATCCTCCGTCGTAGTTTCTGCTGGAAGGTGCGGTGGGAACTAAGCCAGGAACGGGGCAGTAGACCTCAGTAGACCACGACCGGGCCGAGGAGTTGTTGAGAACGTCTAATAGAACTTGAGGGTCGAGACCCATTCTGAAAAGTTATCAAAATATTGGTTaattggaatctttttgtattttttatttcaattccattttttttgttacttttacggtcatcccgtaaaacccatatcgaaaatacaaactgaaatatagctgcaaagaaaaaacagaaaaataaggccagcgcagggaatcgaacccaggtcctcggtattccgtgccacgtgcatACCACGTGCACACTACATCACCACTGGTGGTCCGCTGGTGGGGACTGatgctccaacgatttcaatgaaatttggtaagtaggggttttcggggatgaaaaattgatctagcttggtcttatctctgggaaaacggttgttaccgagttttagaccgagcggagctcggtcgcccagatatCAATAATAATACTAGATAAAGAATGTGTGACTGAAATAAAGCTGCTGTCTATCTGAGTTTTTGCTTCCACTAGTTCCACTTTTTTTGCAATTAGTAATTCTAATTCTTAATTCTTCAGAACTTCAACTCATTTCGCCATCTCCGTGCAGATACAGAATAGTTGCCCTTACTTGATTCCCATGTTCATGCATTCAGCAGTAGCCATGCCGGTAATGCCCATCAGCATGTTATTGGCAAGCTTGGCGACTTGGCCGGCGCCCGCGTCACCACAGTGGAACTGCTTGGCACCCATGGCTTGGAGCATGGGCAGGGATCGGTCAAAGTCCTCCTTGCGACCTCCTGCCATGAATGCCAGGGTTGCGTTCTGGGCGCCCATCACACCTGAGAAAGATTAGACGAAAgaaatgtaggtatatttttagcaAAGTAGACTACGCAGAAGATTTAGACACGTCTATGGCTGGGGTGAAAATAATGGTTTgttaattatctatttattaagGATCACAAACATATtacatcatattttatttttacatcatacaaaaacataaatagcttagagaataattatattgaaaaatTTCGCAAACTGCTTGAGTTAGTGAACATTAATTATGATGAAGCAAGCTTCATGGATCTATATTtcttaattaagaaaaaaatgtaacGGGCAAAAATAAAAAGGTAAGAAGCTGTCGTGATCGATAGTAGTAGTTATAAAATGTTACAGTGTTTATTACGAGTACACCACCTCCCCATTTCTTCCgaggatgtcgtaagaggcgattgAGGATATagattaaggtataccgtaggcgacaggctagcaacctatcagtattgtaccgtttttaaaAGTGGCACTAAGCGGTAACGTTTGGGAATACAgacgtgatgtgtgtgtgtgtgtttaatacattaaaatataatagaaaTTTGTAAGACTTTAGGACTAGCTATCAAAAGATAATAATACCGTTtacaaaacattttacttatttgaaTAAGAATCGGGTGGGAGCAAAGGGCAAAGTTACGCAACTCAAGTTTTAAGAGGTATCGCATTTTATCACATCTCTCTCTAGAAGCAtcacaataataattttattattgtcagTGATTTCATTTGACCAACATCTGAAAATAATCTTATCGCTGTTATCGCGTTGCTTTTCAGCTTTGTTAAATCAAATAATGTGATAATTGTACGTTTTAAGATAACGATGGAGACATATTGTATTCTAACATCGTGTAGGTAAAATTTATTAAGAATTCAGAGGGCGTATAATTTTCAATtcacgcattttttttttttttgtttccacGATAGTGAAAACAGgattcaattaaattatattattagttattaaacacaaaaacaaacattagaAAAACACGGAATAACAAAAATTGAGCGCTATTCAGCATAATATTGCGGCACCCGCAACGCTTTTCAGTTGGAcctattaaaaactaaacaaatacACACGGAAACTGTAATTAACGACAAAAGTACGAGTAAAGTAAGGCCGACAGGGCGGCTGTGATCAATaaaaatggtctcgccggaagaccagggctgactccatcccaggagctcgcatttatgctgaggcgagACCTTTTCGCTCTCacatgcaaaattttaatttttttctttttctttctttatttttgccAGCGGAcgtactgctggacataggctcccCAAGGCTTCTCCACTccagaccggttttgtgcttttcggatccaccgcgatcccgcgactTACCTTATCTTGTACCTTggggaaaatgccttagtcgccacgcttgtcaggcgggttggcgaccgcagttatacCCGATAGTTCGGAGGACGCTGCGGCCCATctccggtttatcccttagtcgcctcttacgacactcACGGAAGAGAGGTGGTTTAATTCTCGCaccgacaccacacggcaaactactttatattttacgtcatattatatatttctactatttttgtaattttcgtgTGTATCATGTgtgtcgaataaacttttttcattaattaattaattcataaaGTTAAAGCTGCCTCTTAGAACCAAAATATTggttatttataataatgtcaaatcttttattaaattataagtacctCCTGAAACGGGAGCATCGATGAAGGCTACCCCACCCTCGATGGCGACGGGGAAGATCTGCTTTGGCACGTTAGGGTCCACGGTGCTCGAGTCAATAAGCAAGGAACCTTTGGGTGCCTGGAATATAATGATATCAGCTATTTAAAAAGACCTACCACTAGTGGCTAgcctactggtttgacctatcgcctaaAGACCTGAGTTTTATTACATATATTAACcataaaaaattgtaacaaataGCATCAGTAAAGGTACTACACTAATAGTGTGCGTGAAATTCTCAATCTATATTCCAGTTGCATGACGTAGTATGAACTCGTTTCCCTCCGGGTTGCCTATTTTTTTACTGGCCATACCGACACTACCTCCAAGGAGGTGCACCCGAAGCCATATCTATCTAAAACACAGTTTTCTGGGTTACCTACCTAACGAAAATGTTCAAGCCACGCCACTGCAATAAATAAGAAGCAACAGCCTAATTCTAAAAGAAggccaaattaaaaatatacgttagagaaaatcaaaatacgtggtgtacagtcaagggcaaagatatcgacacggccaaagttgcaaaaatacgtatacacggccttaacgttaagtgcataaagtcgtgtatacctatttttgtaactttggccgtgtcaatatctttgcccttgactgtacctgggCAGTATTTGTTTAGTAgacatacaatattattattattatttaaacattttcAGCAAAACTCACGTGTTTGATAACGCCATCTTTGCCAAGGTATGCGTCCAGCACAATTTTGTTACTCGGCAGGATGGAGACGACAGCATCAGCAGCCTCCACAGCAGCAGCGATGGAACTGGCTCCCTTGACGCCGTTCTTGGCCGCGGCAGATACTGTCTCTGATGAGGGATCATAGCCTGTCACGTTGAAGCCCTGGAAGTGGAAATAAGGAGTTGTATCACCCGCCAGTACCAGCAATACAATTATTAATGTATACTGAAGACATTACGGTTTGTCCAGGCTAGTCTATTCTATGTGAGGGCAgacagcgctagtgttgcctacccttACATCGGCTATCCTGGACATGTCTCCAGTATAGGTACGCAAGAGCGGATGTAGGTCTACTAGAAGTTAGCTTTATGATTGACATTATGTCAAATCAGTTAACTTTGCACCCATTGGGGTAGAAACTGTTAGGAGTGGAGTTCAAAAAGTTAACACCGATAGTTAGAATTAGTACGAAAAATGTCGGTTGTGACACGATACTaaaatggataatttttgtGTCTAGTTTAGTTAGATTATGTTATTGAGCATTCagaataaaattacatcattacattaggtacgtattaaatttgaattaggtaaattaaaaataaatgtcgaaaataaaaacacgacGAAATTTAGAAGTGAGTGACGCAGCAGAACTTCTTCCATTAATCAGTGGTTTTGTATCGATGACCATTTAACGTGGTCCAAAATTTTGGATTCCACCCTTACCAGCTTTGCCAATTCTCTTAATACAAAAGCGAAGCCAAAATTTACACGATGTAACTAAATTATAACTGTTAATTAAGACTTATTTGAATTGAATCAATCGATATGGACAAGGGTCACGACAAGTCAAGGATTAATAGCAAAATACTGTTCTGAtcattcagtgatttatttagTATGCAGAAGGTTTTTGGATATAATCAAGTTTAAGGCACAAGTGTCACGgcggtacagtcacctgcataaatatctgccacagcggagcgtgcaaaattatccgacacgtcctaccgaccctaaaaattaagtcatatcagatattatgCACGGGTTGTATCAGATAATGGTGCTAGTAACTGTAGTCTAATAAACtgaattatgtacagtcaagggcaaagacaTTGACACGAACTGAAAcaagtataaaacaaaaattgtaaCAAGTAGCATCACTAAAGGTACCTACTAAACTAATAGTGTGCGTGAAATTCTCAATCTATATTCCAGTGGCATGACGTCGTAAGAACTCGTTTCCCTCCGGGTTGCCTAATTTTTTTACTGGCCATACCGACACTACCTCCAAGGAGGTGCACCCGAAGCCATATCTATCTAAAACACAGTTTTCTGGGTTACCTACCTAACGAAAATGTTCAAGCCACGCCACTGCAATAAATAAGAAGCAACAGCCTAATTCTAAAAGAaggccatttaaaaaaatatacattagagaaaattaaaatacgtggtgtacagtcaagggcaaagacatcgacacgaccaaagttgcaaaaatatgtatacacgaccttaatgttaagtgcataaagtcgtgtatacatgttTTTTTGGCTTTCGGGGCTTTcccactttttgttggttaggttattttaaatcGGTTTCAGTTCAATTGACAACTcaatataatgatcatttaatTGCTTTGTCTATTGTATTGGGTATTTTCTACTCTTAAACCATTTCTTAAACGCGCAATCCCAATACAATCATCAACaaagaattttgtaaaaaatattccaagtgcTTTCTAAGCGCTCAATTCACTTTCCACTGTAAAAGCTACGCCTTTTACATCAAACACAAAAACCACCTCAGAAAATAATGTCAACATTCCCATCATAATCCGACAAAACTAAACAAAGGCTAATGCAGCCAATCGCGACCCTTGTCCCGGAAAATGTATCCATCTCCATATtttaccatattttttgcatgaATTGAAacgattttaatttgaaatttcgtGAACCTCGCCCGCCATTACACGACTTTTCGGTTTAAattgtgacttttatattaaacGTGGAGAGTAAAAGGAATGAGCCTAGAGGGATATAATGAATAAGATATTGGGTACATTCTTGGAGTAGttattttgccagtgtctaccTTTAATGACACTTGAACAACACCTGAAgtgatgaccacgaccactctgtcaagagtgataccgacaaagaagaagagacCTTTAATGGAACTACTGCATTTAATTTCCGCACTAGATCTGTTATATGACAAATGTAAGAAAGAAAGGAACTCATAAAGGAACACAAGCGAACAAGTCAAGTAGTCTAGGCTTCTATTAAGTAACTTATCCAAACTTCAACAGTCAGGACCCATTCAAAGTCGTGGCTGTCTTAAAAATTCCCAGTAATAAGTCCAACTGTTGaaatttaagttacttaatagagttctagactactagacttggaCTTGTTTTAtccaattattatttaaagtttttttaagacagtcgattttttgacgatCCTGTAAAATGATAGCCAGTATTTTATGCGACAGTTGTATAAGAAGGGTCAAAAAAGCGAGTGGCGTGGGTTTCGATATGAGTGTAGCGAACATTATAAGAAGAAGatgccacgagctttttttttcttacttatacaacgttgcatacttTTTCTAGAATCCAGCGTTAGAAGAGCCCTGCTTCGAATATACGAGATGTGGGGTCATTCTAAATGCTATGTGCATTTAGAATGACCCTCATCTCGTATATTCGAAGCAGAAACCTATTTAGATTACCAATATACACAATGCACATTCTGTAGGTAATTCGGTATTTATAGGAATCCTTTCAAACTTCCTTTTATTCCGTGAAGGCTAGACGaaacatgaataaaaaatattaagagagTTGGCGTATAGagataaagttatttattactattacacTTTGCTCCATTTCCTCATCTCACCTATGAAAACGGTAAACAATTTTCCAAGTAACCGAATCCTGATTCTAGTCTTTGCCGCTTAACATTAGTTCTGTATCCTTTTCTCTCCTGTTACAGATGAGTGAGACGTATGAGAGGTTGTTGCTTGGTTGGGTCAAGGGTCAGGTTCTTTTAAGGGTAAGAATCTTTTGCTTGTATCAGAATGCCATCGAGCATTTAACCAACGAGAGACGTCGACGACGTAACCTCTATTCAAAGTATACGGGCCATACAAGTTATGTTTgacaatttaattatatatgaactagctgttgcccgcggcttcactcgcgttaaatttggggtaacacagatcatttactttctatgatctttattttcgtattttaattgatttttcggaggattatatttgcaaatttttgaatttaaaaatcaacctagatgatcataattcgttaaactttgtacccctgtttcacatctttaggtcaggggtgtaattttagaaaacccacgtgcttctttgcccgcgacttcgtacctacgcggcataggattgttcccgcgggataggaataagtaaattcaagagaaaaccacactgtccgctattgaattgaaacaggcttctattatttcgggtatcgatttttaaaacttttactaatagtttttttttaaatccactctgtttttccagagattcccCAAACAACCAAGAAGCAGACAAAAGTTAAATATAACGTTATGCGTGCgtacaaaatttgagggttgccctcgatttccctgagattccgtcatcagattctgatttggtgacaatgggactacctcaggagtagattttatttcgaataaaaaattattaaaaaaatcggtccacaattaagcgagaaatcggtgaacaaacataaataaatatatatagcgaAAGTataacctcctcatttttttgaagtctgttaaagagctttttgcagcgtacgtgcagtatatacatttgaattttgaaattttagctttctacaaccagtaaaacgcaaaatcctgttttttttcgtTCCCATAAGAATTTCGCGGAAATGCTCTATTAATGCTCCCTTACACTCTCCAAGGAACATACTTGCCAAGTTTCAGActatctacgaccagtaaaaagaaaaatccgTTTTTCCCTGTTCTCGTGTGAATTTTGGACAGTCCTCTCTTCAGTGCTCCTATACATTGCcgaattttagctttctaccagtaaaacgaaaagtcccattttttccctttcccgtgagaatttcggcaaattatctcttaatggttccacaataatactaagtaatgctgtttaatgtaaaattgcaataatactaaCGATAACCCTGTTGTTTTTCCCGTTAACGTCAAAATTTTGGAATCCTTTTGTAGTTCTCCCCTACACTCCTCtccaaggaacctaaatgccaaatttgagttttctacgatcagtaaaacgaaaaataccgTATTTTCCCGTTTCGgttggaattttggaaagtcctttcttaacgctcttctacaatccccaagcaacctacatgccgaatttcagctttctaggaccattaaaatgaaagatcctgttttttcccttcccgtgggaatttcgggaaattatttcttaatggttcTCTTCACTTCTCAAGCAACTTACATGCCAAGTTGCAGCCTTCTGCgacagtaaaacgaaaaataccaTTTTCCGGTTCCCGTCAGAACTttgggaaatccttttgtagtgttccccctacactcctcaaggaacctatatacaaaatattagttttctaggaccagtaaaatgaaaaatcgatcccgctaaactgaatataaatcccgttttttccttatccggGGGATTCCAAAATtccttaaaactgttttttactattataatcaactacttctatgccaaatttgaagagtctagtaattatagttcatagaattcagttaaactgaatatataaatcccgttttttccttatccccttgggaatttccaaaaaccctgaaatcgatgttttaattactgtatacctacttgtgaatcaaaatttgaagtctagttattacagttactgagatagggtcactcggaatcgaattATATAAATCCCTTTTTTCCCTTTACCGTTTAGAAttccaaaaatccttccttagtggatgCGTAAATTGCATAAGGTATCTAtttgcaaatttcaagtctctaggtctAGTGTTTGGGCTGTGCATTGAAATATCAACGATTGATTTTCGATTGACTTTGTCCACCACATTACCCCCTTCCATCAggggttgaattctcaaaaaacctgaaacacgtgttttacttatttgttgttaagaATACCTCCTGTGaagttttcgaataaaatagtctaactaatcttgtttccccatactaactttggaccccattcacccccttagagggtgaattgaattaaaaaaatccccTAGACCATAAaaggaacctacgtgctaaatttgaaatccCTATAGACACCAGCGGTTTGGCCTGTGCGTTGATAcaatcagtcaatcacttttgccttttatatatatagNNNNNNNNNNNNNNNNNNNNNNNNNNNNNNNNNNNNNNNNNNNNNNNNNNNNNNNNNNNNNNNNNNNNNNNNNNNNNNNNNNNNNNNNNNNNNNNNNNNNAAGA
Protein-coding regions in this window:
- the LOC141428723 gene encoding 3-hydroxyisobutyrate dehydrogenase, mitochondrial, translated to MGAQNATLAFMAGGRKEDFDRSLPMLQAMGAKQFHCGDAGAGQVAKLANNMLMGITGMATAECMNMGIKMGLDPQVLLDVLNNSSARSWSTEVYCPVPGLVPTAPSSRNYDGGFKNELMVKDLELASGMALGIRSPIPLGAVATQIYRTVQAQGYGQKDFSFIYQLLKEDKK